A window of the Henckelia pumila isolate YLH828 chromosome 3, ASM3356847v2, whole genome shotgun sequence genome harbors these coding sequences:
- the LOC140888476 gene encoding uncharacterized protein, producing MARHGISMCGRAYFPSPQSIVDTEREAVVFEVEQLTRNDVLFVWTSECKYSFHELPCRLTTDPVLALPSGSGGFVVHTDASLQELNMRQRRWMDLLKDYYCEIKCHQGSSNPVVDALSRKVYTVDPKMQKLARLAQDGNTFGFYLQNDGLLCLSGRVVVLDDSTLREEILSQSHRSRFSVRPGSMKMYKDLRTRNWDAIWVVVDRLSKFAHILLYNRYFTFNRMRQYVADESHILHPTEVKLDQDLPFVERPLRILDRKDKMLRNKRIPLVMVQWQRRGTEEATWELECRMRAEHPDLF from the exons ATGGCGAGGCATGgcatttctatg TGTGGACGAGCATATTTTCCATCTCCGCAGAGTATTGTAGATACTGAGAGAGAGGCAGTTGTATTcgaagttgagcaa CTGACGAGGAATGATGTGCTTTTCGTTTGGACGTCAGAGTGCAAGTATAGTTTTCACGAGTTACCATGCCGTCTGACTACAGATCCAGTATTGGctctaccgtctggatcaggtggcttTGTAGttcacactgatgcttctctccagg agttgaacatgaggcaacgtcGATGGATGGACTTATTGAAGGACTATTATTGTGAGATCAAGTGCCATCAAGGCTCTTCTAATCCAGTTGTGGATGCTCTTAGCCGCAAAGTATAT ACTGTTGATCCGAAGATGCAGAAGTTAGCTCGATTAGCTCAGGATGGAaatacatttggtttttatttgcAAAATGATGGTTTGTTGTGTCTCTCTGGACGTGTGGTAGTTCTTGATGATTCCACACTACGAGAGGAGATTCTATCACAATCTCACCGTAGTAGATTCTCTGTGCgtccaggcagcatgaaaatgtacaaggatctacgtacgag gaattgggatgctatctgggttgttgtTGATCGATTGTCGAAGTTCGCTCATATTTTGCTTTACAATAGGTACTTTACTTTCAATCGGATG AGACAGTACGTGGCAGATGAGTCGCACATCTTGCATCCGACTGAGGTGAAATTAGATCAGGATCTGCCCTTTGTGGAAAGACCcctccggattcttgacaggaaggacaagatGCTTCGCAACAAGCGCATACCTCTAGTGATGGTGCAGTGGCAGCGTAGGGGAACtgaagaagcaacctgggagCTGGAGTGCCGGATGCGAGCTGAGCATCCAGATttgttttga
- the LOC140886680 gene encoding calmodulin — protein sequence MADQLTDDQISEFKEAFSLFDKDGDGCITTKELGTVMRSLGQNPTEAELQDMINEVDADGNGTIDFPEFLNLMARKMKDTDSEEELKEAFRVFDKDQNGFISAAELRHVMTNLGEKLTDEEVDEMIREADVDGDGQINYDEFVKVMMAK from the exons ATGGCGGATCAATTGACGGATGACCAGATCTCCGAGTTCAAGGAGGCTTTCAGCCTTTTCGACAAGGATGGCGATG GTTGCATCACGACAAAGGAGCTTGGTACTGTGATGAGATCCCTGGGGCAGAATCCTACGGAGGCCGAGCTTCAAGACATGATCAACGAGGTGGATGCTGACGGTAATGGAACCATCGACTTTCCAGAGTTCTTGAATCTCATGGCTAGGAAGATGAAGGACACCGATTCTGAGGAGGAGCTGAAAGAAGCGTTCCGAGTTTTCGACAAGGATCAGAATGGTTTCATCTCTGCTGCTGAGCTTCGTCATGTGATGACGAACCTCGGTGAGAAGCTGACCGATGAGGAGGTCGACGAGATGATCCGGGAGGCAGATGTGGATGGCGATGGCCAAATTAATTACGACGAGTTCGTGAAAGTTATGATGGCCAAGTGA
- the LOC140891025 gene encoding leucine-rich repeat protein 1-like translates to MAEGRDFFLFLALTMVFSSSVIVQKAFGNSEGDALHALRRSLSDPDNVLQSWDPNLVNPCTYFHVTCNQDNRVTRLDLGNSNLSGHLVPELGKLEHLQYLELYKNNIQGTIPAELGNLKSLISLDLYNNNISGTMPRSLGNLKSLVFLRLNDNQLTGPIPRALASISSLKVVDVSNNNLCGTIPTTGPFEHIPLNNFENNPRLEGPELLGLASYDTNCS, encoded by the exons ATGGCTGAAGGGAGagattttttcttgtttttagcCCTAACCATGGTGTTTTCATCATCAGTAATCGTGCAGAAAGCATTTGGGAATTCGGAGGGCGACGCGCTGCACGCGCTACGCCGGAGCTTGTCCGATCCTGATAATGTGCTCCAGAGCTGGGATCCGAACCTCGTGAACCCCTGTACCTACTTCCACGTCACTTGCAACCAAGACAACCGCGTCACCCGGTT GGACCTTGGCAACTCAAATTTGTCTGGTCACCTGGTACCTGAGCTTGGGAAACTTGAACATCTCCAGTATTT GGAACTTTACAAAAATAACATTCAAGGGACAATTCCAGCTGAGCTTGGTAACTTGAAGAGTTTAATAAGTTTGGATCTTTACAACAACAATATCTCAGGAACAATGCCTCGATCATTGGGAAATTTGAAATCCCTCGTCTTTTT GCGTCTTAATGATAATCAGCTAACCGGTCCTATCCCAAGGGCACTTGCTAGCATATCTAGCTTGAAAGTTGT GGACGTATCTAATAATAACTTGTGTGGTACAATTCCTACAACTGGACCATTTGAGCACATTCCTTTAAACAA CTTTGAGAACAACCCTCGTTTGGAAGGTCCGGAGCTGCTGGGACTTGCAAGCTATGACACAAACTGCTCGTAA